In a genomic window of Rhododendron vialii isolate Sample 1 chromosome 12a, ASM3025357v1:
- the LOC131310294 gene encoding protein RICE SALT SENSITIVE 3-like encodes MEEEQIHKYPIPATHILQQTLRSFCNIRNSSQWVYAVFWRILPRIYPPPKWDGHGGAYDRSRGNRRNWTLVWEDGFCNFGSSAAAEMINGDGDCPAGSSIYGNCEYQHYEIGLQPELFFKMSHEVYNYGECLIGKVAADHSHKWIYKDHNESQEIDFLSVWQNSADSHPRTWEAQFQSGIKTIALIAVREGVVQLGSLHKVMEDLNYVVLLREKFNYIESIPGVLLPHLPPPPPPPPPPPPPPPPSYPFKINGYGAPESWHFQGSNPTPPIELSHHHFNQPAARITPSMSSLEALLSKLPAVVPPPPPPTVYAAYNEAAQPPQYLSPNRPLERMAAGMERVTKEEIDDEKDQMGESSNSIMSSYPPQHPNFNSLHHHDH; translated from the exons atggaagaagaacaaatCCACAAGTACCCAATACCAGCTACTCACATCCTTCAACAAACCTTGAGAAGCTTTTGCAATATTCGAAACTCCTCTCAATGGGTTTATGCTGTCTTTTGGAGGATCTTGCCTAGAATATATCCTCCACCCAa atggGATGGCCATGGAGGAGCTTATGACAGGTCAAGAGGAAACAGGAGAAACTG GACATTGGTTTGGGAAGATGGGTTTTGCAATTTTGGTTCCTCAGCAGCAGCAGAGATGATCAATGGCGATGGGGATTGTCCAGCTGGCTCCTCAATTTATGGAAACTGTGAGTACCAACACTACGAAATAGGACTCCAACCAGAGCTCTTCTTCAAAATGTCACATGAAGTTTATAACTATGGTGAATG TTTGATTGGAAAAGTAGCTGCAGATCACAGCCATAAATGGATATACAAGGATCACAATGAGAGCCAAGAGATCGACTTCTTATCTGTGTGGCAAAACTCAGCTGACTCG CATCCCAGGACTTGGGAGGCCCAGTTCCAGTCCGGTATtaag ACTATAGCCTTGATTGCAGTAAGAGAAGGTGTTGTTCAATTAGGATCTCTTcacaag GTGATGGAGGACCTTAACTATGTAGTGTTACTAAGGGAGAAGTTCAACTACATTGAGAGCATCCCTGGTGTGCTATTGCCACacttaccaccaccaccaccaccaccaccaccaccaccaccaccaccaccaccatcatatCCCTTCAAGATCAACGGCTACGGTGCGCCGGAATCATGGCACTTCCAAGGCAGTAATCCCACTCCTCCAATAGAATTATCTCATCACCACTTCAACCAACCAGCGGCGAGAATAACTCCTTCCATGAGCAGCCTTGAAGCCCTCCTCTCTAAACTCCCGGCTGTCgtgccacctccaccaccaccgacaGTGTACGCTGCCTACAACGAAGCGGCTCAGCCACCGCAATATCTATCACCAAACAGGCCTTTGGAACGGATGGCGGCCGGAATGGAGAGGGTGACAAAGGAAGAGATTGATGATGAGAAGGATCAAATGGGCGAGAGTAGCAATTCCATCATGTCATCTTATCCTCCTCAACATCCAAATTTTAACTCTCTTCACCATCATGACCATTAA